In the Desulfosporosinus acidiphilus SJ4 genome, TTAGAAAGAGCATTTTTAAAATTATTGACTTTTACATGCGGATCGCTCATAAAGAGACACTCCTTCTCTATTAATATTGTCTAATAATTTGGGATCAATAGTTTCACTAATGAATATGGTATCTATTTTTAAGAGAGTATTAAGATCATCAAAGTTGCTGGTTAATCGCCCTTTAGAATTAAACTCGGGCAAAGGAAAAACTGCTAAATCTATATCACTTGTGGGATTATTTTCCCCTCTTGCTCTTGATCCAAAAAGAACAATCTTCTCAATAGCATAGTTTCTTCCGATTTCACGAATCCTCTGAATCAGACCCTTGTCAAGATTAAAGTTCATAATAGTCCTAGTCCCCCTACGAGATTTGGTTCCCAATTTAACGCAATCATTTCACTCATTAAAATACAACCATATTATACCAATAACATGGTTGTAAATAAAGCTTATTACGTCCTTTAGTATCCCTCATGATTACCTCTAGAGAGAGCATCTGGCCATTATTTTCAACATAAGACGCTGGAATAATGAATAAATATGCATTTTGTTTTACGAAATAGCATCTCGCCCTTCAATTAAGTATTAAGTAAACCTTAAAGTAGTTAAAGTAGTTAAAGTAGTTAACCTTAACCAAATGTCACCCATCCAATAATTAATGTCGTATATAATTGACATTCATTCACATATATATTATAGTTTAATCGAGGTGTTGAAATGGGAAGAAACATCAAAATTAAAGTTGCCCGTGCGGAACTCGACATGACTCAAAAAGCCTTAGCCGAAGCCGTGGGAATATCTCGTCAAACCATGAATGCCATAGAACAAGGGGAATATAACCCCACCATAAAATTATGCCGCAATATTTGCAGAGTACTTGGAAAGTCACTTGATGAGCTGTTTGGAGAGGAGAATGAAGATGCGTAAAAACAATTTAGATGAAATGCAAGAGAAAAAATTATTGAGTATTGAACATAACGGAATGTGGCTGGCCTTTTGGGGCCTGCTGGCAGCCATAATGATTCAAATATGTCAAGGCGCTAATTTTAAACAGTTTGCCGGTGAATGGATCATTTTTATGCTGCTTAGTTTTTATACTTTGATCGCCTGCATCAAGAACGGTATTTGGGACAGACGCTTAAAGCCGAACCTCAAAACGAATGCCTTGCTGAGTCTGCTTGCCGGCTTGAGCGTATCCGTGATCTTCGGAATCGAATTTCATCTCCAGAATAAGCAAAGTCACTCGTCACTGTCGATTGGATCGATAGGAATATTCACATTCTTGCTATGCTTCGGTGCCCTTCAGTTTTCAAGCTATTTATACAAAAAGAGGAAGGAAAAACTTGAGCGAGAATGTGAATAAAAACGCAGACTTGGATTGTTCTGTGAAGAGACGAGAAATAAATAGGCAAAATGAAAATCCCTGAGGGCGGTTTGCATAAAACCTGTTCAGGGATTTTTTATCCGGAAGCAGTGAAACACTTTTTACTTACCTAAAGGCATCGGGATAAAGGCATTGGGAAACTCATGGTCTTTTCCTTCGTATAATTCGCAGGCTATTTTTTTCTTCGCATGAGCACCATAATTAAATAATAATAGAATAGTCAAAGCGAAGAAATAAAAAAGAATGAATTTCATCTTGATCCCTCCCAATCTTTAGTAGACCTTTGGGAAAATAAAAAAATCGCTTACCTATAAAAAGGTATAGCGATAATAGCAACAACTGTTCGGCGGCTTGGCAGTCATCAGCTTTACCTGGAAGATCCATAGCTTTGCGTCCTTAGTTTTCACTAAGTTTGCCTTTATCGCTAGTAGATATTAGCAATATTTAAATTGTAGAAATTATACCACGAATCATACAAATTTTATGTCGAAATAAACAGTAGGGAATAAATAATTACTCAAATTCCCCATTTTTAATAAAACGAAGGGCCAATGATATAGAAAGAGCCAGACAATAAAATAGACTGTGACGATAAAACCGATTATTTCTGGCAGCAACCGCTGCGAAATCAGAAATGTCCTCAGTCCCACCTTACAAACTCTAAAACCTCTTAAGCATAATTTTACTAAATTCCTTTAAATCATCGAGATAATGCTCAATGACTTGACTTACAATCTTTAAATTGAGAGATTGATAATTATGTACCGCGATATTACGGAAACCAACCATTGATTTTAAAGATTCGGCTAACGATTCCTCCATGCAATTATGTTGGTGAAGAATATCAAACGCTTCACGGCTATTTTGCGGGATTCCCCATTTCTCTTCGGCCACTATGTGCATAGCTAAGTCAATAGCAGCCTCACAGCTTCTTTGTATATTCAGAATGATCGAATCCTGCTTTGTATAGTTTTCCAGATTTTTAGGGTTGTTTTCATA is a window encoding:
- the hepT gene encoding type VII toxin-antitoxin system HepT family RNase toxin, with the protein product MGDDVIYNKCSIIERCIERIHEEYENNPKNLENYTKQDSIILNIQRSCEAAIDLAMHIVAEEKWGIPQNSREAFDILHQHNCMEESLAESLKSMVGFRNIAVHNYQSLNLKIVSQVIEHYLDDLKEFSKIMLKRF
- a CDS encoding helix-turn-helix transcriptional regulator, which codes for MGRNIKIKVARAELDMTQKALAEAVGISRQTMNAIEQGEYNPTIKLCRNICRVLGKSLDELFGEENEDA
- a CDS encoding nucleotidyltransferase domain-containing protein, whose translation is MNFNLDKGLIQRIREIGRNYAIEKIVLFGSRARGENNPTSDIDLAVFPLPEFNSKGRLTSNFDDLNTLLKIDTIFISETIDPKLLDNINREGVSLYERSACKSQ
- a CDS encoding DUF6773 family protein, which translates into the protein MRKNNLDEMQEKKLLSIEHNGMWLAFWGLLAAIMIQICQGANFKQFAGEWIIFMLLSFYTLIACIKNGIWDRRLKPNLKTNALLSLLAGLSVSVIFGIEFHLQNKQSHSSLSIGSIGIFTFLLCFGALQFSSYLYKKRKEKLERECE